Genomic DNA from Frankiaceae bacterium:
AAGTGGGGCGCCCCCACCATCACCAACGACGGCGTCACGATCGCCCGTGAGGTCGAGCTCGACGACCCGTACGAGAACATGGGCGCGCAGCTCGCCAAGGAGGTCGCCACCAAGACCAACGACGTCGCCGGTGACGGCACCACCACCGCGACGGTGCTCGCCCAGGCGATGGTCCGCGAGGGCCTGCGCAACGTCGCCGCCGGCGCCTCGCCGCTGGCGTTGAAGAAGGGCATCGAGGCCGCCGTGGCCCGCGTGTCCGAGACGCTGCTCGCCGCCGCGCGCGAGGTCGAGTCGCAGGAGGAGATCGCGCACGTCGCGTCCATCTCCGCGCAGGACCGCGCCATCGGCGAGCTCATCGCCGAGGCCATGAGCAAGGTCGGCAAGGACGGCGTGATCACCGTCGAGGAGTCCAACACCATGGGCCTCGAGCTGGAGTTCACCGAGGGCCTGCAGTTCGACAAGGGCTACATCTCGCCGTACTTCGTCACCGACGCCGAGCGCATGGAGGTGTCGTACGACGACCCGTACGTCCTCATCGTCGGCTCGAAGATCTCGGCCATCCACGAGCTGCTGCCGATCCTGGAGAAGGTCCTCCAGGGCGGGAAGCCGCTGGTGATCGTGGCCGAGGACGTCGAGGGCGAGGCCCTGTCGACGATGGTCGTCAACAAGATCCGCGGCACGCTCAACGCCTGCGCCGTCAAGGCGCCGGGCTTCGGCGAGCGGCGGAAGGCGATGCTCGAGGACATGGCGATCCTCACCGGCGGCCAGGTCGTCAGCGCCGAGGTCGGCCTCAAGCTCGACTCCATCGGGCTCGACATGCTCGGCCAGGCGCGCAAGGTCACCATCACCAAGGACACGACGACGATCGTCGACGGCGCGGGCTCTCCCGAGGACATCAAGGGCCGCATCGCGCAGATCAAGAACGAGATCGACGCGTCCGACTCCGACTGGGACCGCGAGAAGCTCCAGGAGCGGCTCGCCAAGCTCGCTGGCGGTGTCGGCGTCATCCGCGTCGGCGCGGCCACCGAGGTCGAGCTCAAGGAGAAGAAGCACCGTCTCGAGGACGCCATCTCGGCGACCCGCGCGGCGGTCGAGGAGGGCATCGTCGCCGGCGGCGGCGTCGCGCTCGTCGCGGCAGCGACCGGCCTCGACAAGCTCGACCTCACCGGAGACGAGGCGACCGGCGCGGCGATCGTCCGCAAGGCGCTCGAGGAGCCGCTGCGCTGGATCGCGCAGAACGC
This window encodes:
- the groL gene encoding chaperonin GroEL (60 kDa chaperone family; promotes refolding of misfolded polypeptides especially under stressful conditions; forms two stacked rings of heptamers to form a barrel-shaped 14mer; ends can be capped by GroES; misfolded proteins enter the barrel where they are refolded when GroES binds), producing the protein MSKILEFHSDARDSLQRGVDKLADAVKVTLGPRGRNVVIDKKWGAPTITNDGVTIAREVELDDPYENMGAQLAKEVATKTNDVAGDGTTTATVLAQAMVREGLRNVAAGASPLALKKGIEAAVARVSETLLAAAREVESQEEIAHVASISAQDRAIGELIAEAMSKVGKDGVITVEESNTMGLELEFTEGLQFDKGYISPYFVTDAERMEVSYDDPYVLIVGSKISAIHELLPILEKVLQGGKPLVIVAEDVEGEALSTMVVNKIRGTLNACAVKAPGFGERRKAMLEDMAILTGGQVVSAEVGLKLDSIGLDMLGQARKVTITKDTTTIVDGAGSPEDIKGRIAQIKNEIDASDSDWDREKLQERLAKLAGGVGVIRVGAATEVELKEKKHRLEDAISATRAAVEEGIVAGGGVALVAAATGLDKLDLTGDEATGAAIVRKALEEPLRWIAQNAGHEGYVVVSKVRELPVGHGLNAATGEYVDLIAAGVVDPVKVTRSAVQNAASIAAMLLTTETLVAEKPKDEDGNPLPTPTHGHGHSHGPGGMHY